In the genome of Luteibacter yeojuensis, one region contains:
- the fliI gene encoding flagellar protein export ATPase FliI codes for MSADRHVATRNAHWRETLAAQRASAEHVRPLQAEGKLRRVVGLTLEAVGCEAPVGARCMVAGADGKQLETEVVGFSDGRLLLMPTGEMHGVLPNARVTPVAAVSGIPVGDALLGRVIGSDGVPLDGQGPLLVRERAPLRREPINPMLRQPIDTPLDTGVRAINSLLTVGRGQRIGLFAGSGVGKSTLMGMMTRFTNADVVVVGLIGERGREVKEFVDHTLGEEGRRRAVVIAAPADAPPLSRLRGAQVATAVAEHFRDQGKRVLLLMDSLTRYAQAQREIALAIGEPPATKGYPPSVFAMLPALVERAGNDAEGRGSITAFYTVLTEGDDYRHDPIADSARAILDGHIVLSRDLAEAGHYPAIDIEASISRVMPAVVTKEHMRSAQRFRQVYSAYRQQRDLIAVGAYQKGSDPRTDEAIALYPRLSAFLQQETDVPVNIEEAEAALAESTQVA; via the coding sequence GTGAGCGCCGACCGCCACGTGGCCACGCGCAACGCGCACTGGCGCGAGACGCTGGCCGCGCAGCGCGCGAGCGCCGAGCACGTGCGGCCCCTGCAGGCCGAGGGCAAGCTGCGCCGCGTGGTCGGGCTCACGCTCGAAGCGGTCGGTTGCGAGGCGCCCGTGGGCGCCCGCTGCATGGTCGCGGGCGCCGACGGCAAGCAGTTGGAAACCGAAGTCGTCGGGTTTTCCGATGGCCGCCTCCTGCTCATGCCGACCGGCGAGATGCATGGCGTGTTGCCGAACGCGCGGGTCACGCCCGTTGCGGCGGTGTCCGGCATTCCGGTGGGCGATGCCCTGCTGGGCCGCGTGATCGGCTCCGACGGCGTGCCGCTCGACGGCCAGGGACCGCTGCTGGTGCGCGAGCGCGCGCCGCTCCGCCGCGAGCCGATCAATCCCATGCTGCGCCAGCCGATCGACACGCCGCTGGACACCGGTGTGCGTGCGATCAACTCCCTGCTTACCGTGGGACGCGGTCAGCGCATCGGCCTGTTCGCCGGTTCGGGCGTCGGCAAGTCCACTCTCATGGGCATGATGACCCGCTTCACGAATGCGGACGTCGTGGTGGTGGGCCTGATCGGCGAACGCGGCCGCGAAGTAAAGGAGTTCGTCGACCACACCCTGGGCGAAGAGGGCCGCCGCCGCGCGGTCGTCATCGCCGCGCCGGCGGACGCGCCGCCGCTGTCGCGCCTGCGTGGCGCACAGGTGGCGACTGCCGTCGCCGAGCATTTCCGCGATCAGGGCAAGCGCGTGCTGCTGCTGATGGATTCGCTCACGCGTTACGCGCAGGCGCAGCGCGAGATCGCGCTGGCCATCGGCGAGCCCCCGGCCACGAAGGGTTACCCGCCGTCGGTGTTCGCGATGCTGCCTGCGCTTGTCGAACGCGCGGGCAACGATGCGGAGGGGCGGGGCTCCATCACCGCCTTCTACACCGTGCTGACCGAGGGCGACGATTACCGCCACGATCCCATCGCCGATTCGGCCCGCGCGATCCTCGACGGCCATATCGTCCTCTCGCGCGACCTGGCCGAAGCCGGCCATTACCCGGCCATCGACATCGAGGCATCGATCAGCCGCGTCATGCCCGCCGTGGTGACGAAGGAGCACATGCGTTCGGCGCAACGCTTCCGGCAAGTCTATTCCGCCTACCGTCAGCAGCGCGACCTCATCGCGGTGGGTGCCTACCAGAAGGGCAGCGATCCGCGCACCGACGAGGCGATCGCGCTCTATCCGCGGCTTTCGGCTTTCCTCCAGCAGGAAACCGATGTGCCTGTGAACATCGAGGAAGCCGAAGCCGCCCTCGCCGAATCCACGCAGGTGGCCTGA
- a CDS encoding flagellar assembly protein FliH: MSLTSILARERVAQFERWELPVVGAAEAQDAEAPDEGPPRPTVAEIEAIERQAREEGFNAGLNEGRAMAKRELAAQVARLDALFAAVERPFADLDNDVAGDLALLATTIAERVLGYELATRPEKIVEVVRQAVDVLPAATRHLKIHLNPADAAIVREHRSSLDHEGTIVDDPALERGDVRLESEHSRLDARVRTRLAAVVDSVLQGRDGSGDDGEAEAS, encoded by the coding sequence ATGAGCCTCACCTCGATCCTCGCGCGCGAGCGCGTCGCCCAGTTCGAACGTTGGGAGTTGCCCGTCGTCGGCGCGGCCGAGGCGCAGGATGCCGAAGCGCCCGACGAAGGCCCGCCGCGGCCCACGGTCGCCGAGATCGAGGCGATCGAGCGGCAGGCGCGGGAGGAAGGTTTCAATGCCGGTCTCAACGAGGGCAGGGCGATGGCGAAACGCGAGCTGGCCGCGCAGGTGGCCCGGCTCGATGCCCTGTTCGCCGCCGTGGAGCGGCCCTTCGCGGACCTGGATAACGACGTGGCCGGCGACCTCGCCCTGCTGGCGACGACGATCGCCGAGCGCGTGCTCGGTTACGAACTGGCGACGCGTCCCGAGAAGATCGTCGAGGTGGTGCGCCAGGCCGTCGACGTGCTGCCGGCCGCCACGCGCCACCTGAAGATTCACCTGAATCCCGCCGACGCGGCCATCGTGCGCGAGCACCGCTCGTCGCTCGACCACGAGGGCACGATCGTCGACGATCCCGCATTGGAGCGGGGCGACGTGCGGCTGGAAAGCGAGCATTCCCGTCTCGACGCGCGTGTGCGCACCCGGCTCGCCGCCGTGGTCGACAGCGTGCTCCAGGGCCGCGACGGTTCCGGCGACGACGGCGAGGCGGAGGCGTCGTGA